The proteins below come from a single Parachlamydia acanthamoebae genomic window:
- a CDS encoding NUDIX hydrolase → MRECALGIVFSKDRSKVLLIKRRDIPIWVLPGGGIDDHETPADAAVREVFEESGLRVKLIRKTGEYAPVNLLTARTHVYECYPIGGTPQSGDESLETAFFALDELPKPFLELHLEWIADALLNRSHVIEKPIASVTYWRVVKFFFLHPLIVLRALFARIGFPINS, encoded by the coding sequence GTGAGAGAATGTGCCCTAGGTATTGTCTTTTCTAAAGATCGATCTAAAGTACTTTTAATCAAAAGACGTGATATCCCCATCTGGGTTTTACCAGGAGGGGGAATTGATGATCACGAGACTCCAGCCGATGCGGCTGTACGTGAAGTCTTTGAAGAAAGCGGCTTGCGGGTTAAACTTATACGAAAAACGGGAGAATATGCTCCCGTTAATCTTTTAACTGCGCGCACGCATGTCTATGAATGTTATCCAATCGGTGGAACTCCACAAAGTGGAGATGAATCTCTGGAAACCGCTTTTTTTGCTTTAGATGAACTGCCAAAACCTTTTTTAGAGCTGCATCTTGAGTGGATCGCGGATGCTCTCTTAAATCGTTCTCACGTGATTGAAAAGCCAATTGCATCCGTCACTTATTGGAGAGTGGTGAAGTTTTTCTTTCTCCACCCTCTCATTGTTCTGCGTGCTCTGTTTGCAAGAATCGGTTTCCCCATTAATTCTTAA
- a CDS encoding superoxide dismutase [Ni]: MIKKHLLASGIFALLAWGSPLYSHCQMPCGIYHDNMIYDQIDQYVETMVKGITVLTDNKFTTLHDKNEFVRWIMTKETESNKVSELITTYFLQQKIKPDEEDSTKKVVMAHRLLFLIVGIKQNIDIKMVKNFQDQWEKFKLLFHVEGYECKMEQLKLKEWEEARERAKKQDATDHDHAHDHDHDHAHAHHHHH, translated from the coding sequence ATGATAAAAAAACATCTATTAGCTTCAGGAATCTTTGCTTTGCTCGCTTGGGGATCACCCCTTTATTCCCATTGCCAAATGCCATGTGGAATCTACCACGATAACATGATTTACGATCAGATCGATCAGTATGTGGAAACGATGGTCAAAGGGATCACGGTCCTGACAGATAACAAATTTACGACACTACACGATAAGAATGAATTTGTTCGCTGGATTATGACAAAAGAGACAGAATCGAATAAAGTCTCAGAATTGATTACCACTTATTTCCTACAGCAAAAAATTAAACCAGATGAAGAAGATTCAACCAAGAAAGTGGTGATGGCTCACCGTTTACTCTTTTTGATTGTGGGAATTAAGCAAAATATCGATATCAAAATGGTTAAGAATTTCCAAGATCAGTGGGAAAAATTTAAGTTGTTATTCCACGTTGAAGGATATGAGTGCAAAATGGAACAGCTGAAATTAAAAGAATGGGAAGAAGCGAGAGAACGTGCGAAGAAGCAAGATGCGACGGATCACGACCATGCACACGATCACGACCATGATCATGCACATGCCCACCACCATCACCATTAA
- a CDS encoding hemolysin family protein gives MLSLFIFVFFILVLTFLSGYFSSSETALFSLSSMKIKAYAKDPDPRKQLIASLLAHPKDLLVTIFILNTIVNILLQNVSSSMSGTDGGWEWKVGFPLVMTLLFGEIIPKNLGFQNNVTISYWVSPVIDVLQKLLKPVRQAIIAITAPISRLLFFYLKRNQEISKKELMHVLRTSEEYGVLHKDEAELVSGYLNLQDAVVKELARPREDILFYDVNEPLSKLTYLFVEQEVSRVPVCDKNIDNILGILSAKAYFLHNQHMVSGRELIPILDKPFYVPETTLARRLIRQLSEMNQVLALVVDEYGSISGLISSEDLAETVIGQIADLRDKKSLYTRAGANEIIASGRLELADFNDMFDVNLVSENNMVTLGGWLTEQLGDIPKAGTKYETHDFLFHVLSAYPNRVRRLYIRKLKGKTKAA, from the coding sequence ATGTTAAGTCTTTTTATATTTGTTTTTTTTATTCTAGTTTTGACATTTCTTTCTGGATATTTTTCTAGTTCCGAAACGGCTTTGTTTTCTCTTTCTTCCATGAAAATTAAGGCGTATGCAAAAGACCCAGATCCCAGAAAGCAATTAATCGCGAGCCTTTTAGCACATCCAAAAGACCTGCTCGTTACCATTTTTATCTTAAATACAATCGTCAATATTCTTTTGCAAAACGTTTCCTCTAGCATGAGTGGGACAGATGGTGGTTGGGAATGGAAGGTTGGATTCCCTTTAGTCATGACGCTTCTCTTCGGAGAAATTATCCCTAAAAATCTCGGCTTTCAAAACAACGTTACAATTTCCTATTGGGTCAGCCCTGTTATTGATGTGTTGCAGAAACTATTGAAACCTGTGCGGCAGGCTATCATCGCGATTACTGCGCCCATTTCTCGCCTTTTATTTTTCTACCTAAAACGCAATCAGGAAATTTCAAAAAAAGAACTGATGCATGTTTTGCGAACTTCCGAGGAATATGGAGTTCTGCATAAAGATGAAGCCGAACTCGTATCTGGTTATTTAAATTTGCAGGATGCCGTCGTTAAAGAGCTTGCACGCCCAAGAGAAGATATTTTATTTTACGACGTAAACGAACCGCTATCCAAACTCACCTATTTATTTGTTGAGCAAGAAGTCTCACGCGTACCGGTTTGCGATAAAAATATTGACAACATTTTAGGAATCTTAAGCGCAAAAGCCTATTTTCTTCATAATCAACACATGGTTTCAGGCCGAGAGTTAATCCCCATTTTAGACAAACCATTTTATGTCCCAGAGACAACACTGGCTCGCCGACTGATTCGACAACTAAGTGAAATGAACCAAGTCCTCGCATTGGTTGTAGATGAATATGGATCGATTTCCGGGCTTATCTCGAGTGAAGATTTGGCAGAAACGGTGATTGGCCAAATCGCAGATTTACGCGATAAAAAAAGTTTATATACACGTGCGGGAGCCAATGAAATTATTGCAAGTGGACGACTTGAATTAGCCGACTTTAACGACATGTTCGATGTAAATTTAGTAAGTGAAAATAACATGGTCACCTTGGGAGGATGGTTAACAGAGCAACTGGGCGACATTCCCAAGGCAGGAACAAAATACGAAACTCACGACTTCTTATTTCATGTCCTCTCCGCTTACCCAAATCGGGTGAGACGACTTTATATTCGCAAATTAAAAGGAAAGACTAAAGCGGCATAA
- the dcd gene encoding dCTP deaminase, giving the protein MSIKPDHWIRKMAKEHGMIEPFTDQQVRNTDNGTKVVSFGLSSYGYDLRVSDEFKVFTNIHNTIVDPKNFEDNAFVSLQTPECIIPPNSFALARSVEYFRIPRNVLTICIGKSTYARCGIIVNVTPFEPGWEGYVTLEISNTTPLPAKIYANQGLAQVLFFESEHPCEVSYADRNGKYMNQVGIVTPRM; this is encoded by the coding sequence ATGAGTATTAAGCCCGATCATTGGATCAGAAAAATGGCAAAAGAACATGGAATGATTGAGCCATTCACCGATCAACAAGTCCGTAACACAGATAATGGTACTAAAGTTGTTAGTTTTGGTTTGTCTAGCTATGGGTATGATTTACGTGTATCGGATGAATTTAAAGTCTTTACAAACATTCATAACACGATCGTTGATCCTAAAAATTTTGAAGATAATGCATTCGTTTCTTTACAAACACCCGAATGCATTATCCCGCCAAATTCTTTTGCTTTGGCACGCAGTGTCGAATATTTCCGTATTCCTCGCAATGTTCTCACAATTTGCATCGGCAAATCCACTTATGCACGCTGCGGAATTATTGTAAACGTCACCCCATTCGAGCCGGGCTGGGAAGGATATGTCACATTAGAAATTTCAAATACAACGCCACTACCAGCTAAAATTTATGCTAATCAAGGCTTGGCCCAAGTGCTATTCTTTGAATCTGAGCATCCATGTGAAGTTTCCTATGCGGACCGCAATGGAAAGTACATGAATCAGGTTGGCATTGTAACCCCACGTATGTAA